The following is a genomic window from Spiribacter sp. 1M189.
GGTTCTGCAGTATGATCGGGCATCACGGGGTGCCGTGGCCTATCTCGCACTGGCATCTGAGTTGCTGCGCCGGCAGCAGGCGGCGCCGGCCAGTGCAGGAGGGGTGAGATGAGCAATCGACGCAGAGGGCTGGGGCGCGGTCTCGATGCCCTGCTCGGCGAGGCGGCTGGCGGCGTATCCGAGGCGACCGCCGACGCGCTGCGCGACCTACCGCTGGAGCAGCTCGAGAGCGGTCGCTATCAGCCGCGACGGGAATTCGATCCGGCAGCGCTTCAGGAGCTGGCGCGCTCGATCCGCTCACAGGGGGTGGTCCAACCCATCGTTGTGCGACCGCTGCCAGGCGGCGAGCGTTATGAAATCGTCGCCGGTGAGCGTCGCTGGAGGGCGGCGCAGCTGGCGGAGCTCGAGCAGATCCCCGCTATTGTCCGCGACATCCCCGATGAGATGGCGGTGGCGGTCGCCCTGATCGAGAACATTCAGCGGGAAGATCTTAATCCCCTCGAGGAGGCCAGCGCGCTGAAGCGCCTGACTGAGGAATTCGGCATGACTCATCAGGCCATCGCCGATGCGGTCGGCCGATCCCGGGTCGGTGTGTCAAACCTGCTGCGTCTGCTCGATCTGGCACCGGCAGTGAAAACCCATATCGCCAATGGTGAACTGGAAATGGGCCATGCCCGGGCGCTGCTGGCGCTGAAATCGGCAGCGCAGGCAGAGGCAGCCGCCCGAGTTGTCGCCCGCGGGCTCACCGTACGGCAGACCGAAGCGCTGGTGCGGCAGATGCTTGAGGGGGGCGGTGGAGTGGCCGAAGAGCCGGCGGTGGACCCCAACATCCAGCGGCTTCAGGCGGATCTGGGCGACCGTCTCGGGGCGAATGTCCGCATCGAGCATGGGCAGCGGGGCAAGGGTCGGCTCGTGATCCGCTACAACAGTCTCGATGAGCTGGATGGCATTCTTGAGCATATCCATTGAAGCTTATGCCTGAGTTCATTATACTCCGCGCAATTTTGCGGACACCTGCCCCGGCATTATGACGCTGATACGGGTCGCTAGGCGGGTGATCTGGCTGCAGGCGGCCATCGGGTTGATTGCAGCCGGAATCTGGACATTGACGAACGGGGTTCAGGCAGGCCTCGCAGCAATGGCCGGAGCAGGCATCAGCGTATTCATGACGTTCTACGTCGCAATGCGCTGGTCGCTCAGAAGTGCGGCAGAGAGCGAACCCAGAGCCATACTGGGGGCCTTTTACCGCGCCCAGATGATGAAGCTGCTGCTCGGGACGGTGCTGATATTTGCGGCCGTCTATGCCTTCCGGGAGGAAGCGGGCGCACTGGTGATCACGCTGGCCCTGACCCTGGCTGCCTATGGCCTGGTGTTGTTGGGCGACATCGACTGAACGCGGACAGCACGGGACAGAAACGGATATGGCAAGCGGTTCAGCCACGGAATACGTCACGCATCACCTCGAGCATCTTGCGGTGGGCGATGGCTTTTGGACGTTCCACATCGACACGCTGGTCGTCTCCTGGGTGCTGGGTCTGATTTTCTTCGGCGTTTTCTACTCTGTCGCCCGCAAGGCCAGCACGGACGCGCCAAGTGGCATCCAAACCTTCATAGAAACCTGTGTTGAATTCATCGACAATCAGGTCAGTGAGAGCTTCCATGGTCCCAAGGGTTTCGTTGCCCCGCTGGCGTTGACCATCTTCGTCTGGGTGCTGCTCTGGAACCTGATGGATCTCATTCCGGTGGATCTCTTCCCGGAGATCATGAAGCTGTTCGGCGTAGAGTACGTGCGCATTCTGCCGTCCGCGGACATGAACGCGACGTTCGGCCTGTCCTTCAGTGTGATGATCCTGATCATCATCTACAGCATCAAAGGCAAGGGCGCGAAGGGTTTCGGCAAGGAACTGTTCTGCCACCCGTTCGGCGCCCATCCCCTTCTCTGGCCGGCCAATTTTCTGCTTAACATCGTCGAGTTGATCGCCAAGCCGATCTCCCTTGGCATGCGGCTATTCGGTAATCTCTACGCCGCCGAGATCATTTTCATTCTTATCGCACTGCTGCCGATCTGGGCACAGTGGATGCCAGGTGTTGCCTGGGCGGTCTTCCATATTCTGGTGATCCCCCTGCAGGCATTCATATTCATGGTGCTCACGATCGTGTATCTGAGCCTGGCCTACGAGGAACACTGATCGGCCGACCTGAAGCCGACCGATCGAGCGTAATCAACCCTTAAACGACCCCTGATTGGAGGAACCATGGAAGCTATCGCCCAGGTCCAGGCGTTTACCGCCATCACCATCGGACTGATCTTCGCCTTCGCGGCCGTCGGCACCAGCATTGGCTTCGGCATGCTGGGCGGCAAGTTTCTCGAGGGCATTGCCCGCCAGCCCGAGGTGGCCGGTGTGCTTCAGGTCCGCATGTTCATCGTCGCTGGTCTGCTCGACGCCCTGTCCATCATCGGCGTGGCCTTCGCGGCGCTTCTGATGTTCGCCAATCCGCTGCTTGGCGCGCTGGGCTGAACCAATCGGACGAAGCGACATTCTGCCAACCGGCAGTCATCGGAGAGTAGACCGTGGGCATTAACGCAACGCTATTCGGACAGATGATCACCTTCCTGGTGTTCATTCTGCTCACCATGAAGTTCGTCTGGCCGCCCATAAAGCAGGCCATGAGCGAACGCGAGAAGCGTATCGCGGACGGTCTGGCTTCCGCCGAACGCAGCCAGCATGAGCTGGAGCTTGCCAAGGAGCGGGCGGCCGAGCACATCCGCGAAGCCAAGGCGCAGGCGGCGGACATCATCGAAAAGGCCAACCGCCAGGGGGCCAATATCGTCGATGAGGCCCGTCAGGAAGCGCGGGTCGTCGCGGATCGCGAGAAGGCCGCTGCCGAGGCGCGGATCGAGCAGGAGGTCAGCCAGGCGCGGACCGAGCTGCGACGCAATGTCTCGGAGCTGGCGATTCTCGGCGCGAGCCGCATTCTCGAGCGCGAGGTGGATGCCAAGGCCCACCAGCAGATGCTCGACGAGCTGGCCGATCAGGTCTGAGGCAATAGGAATATGGCGCAGGAAACCACCGTTGCCCGTCCCTATGCCGAGGCCGCGTTCGACCTCGCTCGCGAGGCCGATGCGCTGGCGGCCTGGGCCGACGGCCTGGCGATCGCCGCGACGGTCGTCGCCGACGAGCGGGTCGATGCCGTGCTCGGCAACCCGCGGGTCGATGACGAGCGCAAGGCGGGACTGATCCTGGAAGTCTGTGGCGATGCGCTTGACTTGCAACAGCGGAATTTCCTCCGGCTGCTGGTCAATCGCGATCGGATCACGCTGCTTCCCGAGATCCGCCAGCAGTTCGACCTTCTGCGGGCCGATCACGAAAAAACGCTCCGCGCCGAGCTGATTACCGCCCAACCGGTGGACGACGCCGTACGGGACCGGCTGGCCCGGGCATTGTCGGAACGGCTCGAGCGCGACGTCAGCCTGGAGATTCGGCTCGACGAATCGCTCATCGGCGGCGCGGTGGTCCGCGCCGGCGACCTGGTCATCGATGGTTCGGTGCGCGGCCGGCTGGCCCGGCTGACCGGCGCCCTTAGCCGCTAAGAGGACAGATTAGATGCAACTTAATCCCACGGAAATCAGCGACCTGATCAAACAGCGCATCGAGAACTTCGAAGCGGTGGCCGAGGCCCGCAATGAGGGTACGGTCGTCAGCGTCACTGACGGCATCGTGCGTATCCACGGCCTCAGCGATGTGATGCAGGGCGAGATGCTGGAGTTTCCCGGCGACACCTTCGGAATGGCGCTCAACCTCGAGCGCGATTCGGTTGGCGCCGTGGTGCTTGGCGATTACTCCCACCTCAGCGAGGGTGATGCGGTTCGTACGACCGGCCGCATCCTCGAGGTGCCGATCGGCGAAGGTCTGCTGGGCCGCGTCGTCAATGCCCTCGGTGAGCCGATCGACGGCAAGGGTGCCGTACCGTCGGATTCCACCGCCCCGGTGGAGAAGGTCGCCCCCGGCGTGATTGCCCGCCAGTCCGTCGACCAGCCTGTCCAGACCGGTCTCAAGGCCATCGATTCCATGGTTCCGGTGGGCCGCGGGCAGCGCGAGCTCATCATCGGTGACCGCCAGACCGGCAAGACGGCCGTCGCCATTGACGCGATCATCAACCAGAAGGGCACCGGCATTAAGTGCATCTACGTGGCGGTGGGCCAGAAGGCCTCCTCCATCGCCAACGTGGTGCGCAAGCTCGAAGAATACGGCGCCCTGGAGCACACTATCGTCGTGGCCGCCTCCGCGGCGGAATCGGCGGCGCTGCAGTTCATTGCGCCCTATGCCGGCTGCACGATGGGCGAGTTCTTCCGGGACCGCGGCGAAGACGCCCTGATCATTTACGACGATCTCTCGAAGCAGGCCGTCGCCTACCGGCAGGTCTCGCTTCTGCTGCGTCGTCCGCCGGGCCGTGAGGCATTCCCCGGTGACGTGTTCTACCTCCATTCGCGCCTGCTCGAGCGCGCCGCCCGGATCAACGAGGCGGAGGTCGAGCGGCTGACGAATGGCGAGGTCAAGGGCAAGACCGGATCGCTGACGGCACTGCCGATCATCGAAACCCAGGCCGGTGACGTGTCCGCCTTCGTGCCCACGAACGTCATCTCCATCACCGATGGCCAGATCTACCTGGAGACCGACCTGTTCAACGCGGGTGTTCGACCGGCCATCAACGCCGGCCTTTCGGTCTCGCGTGTCGGTGGCTCGGCACAGACCAAGATCATCAAGAAGCTGGGCGGCGGTATCCGCCTCGCCCTGGCGCAGTATCGTGAGCTGGCGGCATTCGCGCAGTTCGCATCGGATCTTGACGAGTCCACCCGCAAGCAGCTCGAGCGCGGCCAGCGCGCGATGGAGGTGCTCAAGCAGGGTCAGTACGCGCCCCTGTCGGTCGCCTTCATGGCGATCTCGCTCTATGCGCTCAACGAGGGCTACCTCGACGAGCTGGAGCTCAAGAAGGTCGGTGACTTCGAGGCCGCGCTGCATCAGTACATGGCCAACAACTACGCCGATCTGGTCAAGCAGATCAACGACACCGGCGATTACAGCGATGACATCCAGTCCCAGCTCAAGAAAGCGATGGATGATTTCGTGGCGACGGGTACCTGGTAAAGGCATTTAAGGTAGGAACGGCATGTCCGGCGCAAAGGAAATCCGCACTCAGATAAAGAGTGTGAGCAACACGCAGAAGATCACCACGGCCATGGAGATGGTCGCGGCGTCGAAGATGCGTGGTGCCCAGCAGCGTATGCACGCTGCCCTGCCCTACGCCGAGAAGATGCGGCAGGTCATCGGCCATCTGGCCGAGGCGAACCCGGAATACCGGCATCCTTTCCTGGTCCGCCATGACGAAGTCAAGCGGATCGGGTACATCATTGTCTCCAGCGATCGGGGCCTCTGCGGTGGGCTGAACAACAATCTGTTCCGGGCCATCATCAAGGAACTCCGTGATCACGAGAATGCCGGTCAGGAAGCGCGGCTCTGCACCGTCGGGTCCAAGGCCATACAGTTCTTCGGCCGCCTGTCCGCCCCCATCATTGCCGAGGTGTCCCAGCTCGGTGACACGCCGCATCTGCAGGATCTTATCGGCACCCTCAAGGTGATGATGGATCAGTATGCGGACGGCGAGCTGGACCGGGTGGTCATCTGCTACAACCGCTTCGTCAATACGATGACGCAGACCCCGACCATCGAGCAGATCCTGCCGCTGCCGCCCACCGAATCGGAAACGGTCCGGGACCGTGCCCACAGCTGGGACTATGTCTACGAACCGTCGGCCGCGCAGGCGCTGGATCTGCTGCTCGAGCGTTATATCGAGTCGCTGGTCTACCAGTCCGTGGTCGAGAACATCGCCTGTGAGCAGGCCGCACGCATGGTGGCGATGAAGGCCGCCTCTGATAACGCCGGCAAGCTGATCGACGACCTTAACCTGGCCTATAACAAGGCCCGTCAGGCGGCGATCACCACCGAGCTTTCGGAGATCGTGGCCGGCGCCGAGGCCGTCTAGCGTGGACGGCCAACCCAAACCGAATACAACGCTTTCGCGAAGAGGAACCGCGCTATGAGTTCAGGAAAGGTCGTCCAGATCATCGGTGCCGTGGTGGACATCGAGTTCCCCCGCGATTCCGTGCCCAAGGTCTATGACGCACTCGAGGTCAAGACCAGGGATCTGGTGCTTGAGGTCCAGCAGCAGATCGGCGACGGAGTCGTTCGCGCCATCGCCATGGGCAGCACCGACGGCCTCCAGCGTGGTGTCGATGTGACCAACACCGGTGCACCGATCTCGGTCCCAGTGGGCGAGAAAACCCTGGGCCGCATCATGAACGTCCTCGGCGAGCCGGTGGACGATGAGGGCGAGGTCGGCGCCGAGCAGCGTTGGCCTATCCACCGCAAGGCGCCCTCCTATGAGGAACAGGCCGGTTCGACGGAACTGCTCGAGACCGGCATCAAGGTCATCGATCTCCTCTGCCCCTTCGCCAAGGGTGGCAAGGTCGGCCTGTTCGGCGGCGCCGGTGTCGGCAAGACCGTCAACATGATGGAGCTGATCCGCAACATCGCCATTGAGCATTCCGGTTATTCGGTTTTCGCCGGCGTCGGTGAGCGGACGCGTGAGGGTAACGACTTCTATCATGAGATGAAGGAGTCGGACGTCCTCGATAAGGTGGCACTGGTCTATGGGCAGATGAACGAACCGCCCGGCAACCGCCTGCGTGTCGCGCTGACCGGCCTGACCATGGCGGAGTTCTTCCGTGACGAAGGCCGTGACGTGTTGATGTTCATCGACAACATCTACCGTTACACGCTCGCGGGTGTGGAGGTTTCGGCGCTGCTGGGCCGCATGCCATCGGCCGTGGGTTATCAGCCGACGCTGGCGGAGGAGATGGGCGTCCTACAGGAGCGCATCACCTCCACGAGCAAGGGCTCGATCACCTCGATCCAGGCGGTCTATGTGCCTGCAGACGACCTCACCGACCCGTCTCCGGCGACCACCTTCGCTCATCTGGATGCCACGGTCGTGCTGGCGCGTTCCATCGCCGAGCTGGGTATCTACCCGGCGGTGGACCCGCTCGATTCCACGTCCCGTCAGCTTGACCCGCAGGTCGTCGGCCAGGAGCACTACGACACGGCGCAGGATGTCCAGCAGGTGCTGCAGCGCTATAAGGAGCTGCAGGACATCATCGCCATCCTCGGCATGGACGAGCTTTCCGAGGAAGACAAGCTCACCGTGACCCGTGCCCGAAAGATCCAGCGGTTTCTTTCGCAGCCGTTCTTTGTGGCCGAGGTATTCACCGGCTCGCCGGGTAAGTATGTATCTCTCAAGGAGACGATCCGCGGTTTCCGGGCCATCGTCGACGGTGAGCACGACGATCTGCCAGAACAGGCCTTCTACATGGTCGGCAGCATCGACGAGGCCGTAGAGAAGGCCCGCAACCTTTAAGGGGATGCCCCGATGGCCCTGACAATGCACATCGACATCGTGAGTGCCGAGGAGTCGATTCACTCCGGCACGGCGTCATTCATCCTGGCGCGCGCCACTGAAGGCGAAGTCGGTATCTATGCCCGGCATGTGCCGATGCTCGTCCAGTTGCAGCCGGGCGAGGTCACCGTTCGGGATGAGTTCGGCACCGAGGAGCACTACTATGTGTCCGGCGGCACGATGGAAGTCCAGCCACATGTGGTGACAGTGCTTGCCGATGCGGCCACCCGGGCGCACGATATCGACGAAGCCGCGGCGGAACAGGCACGACGCCGGGCTGA
Proteins encoded in this region:
- a CDS encoding ParB/RepB/Spo0J family partition protein; the protein is MSNRRRGLGRGLDALLGEAAGGVSEATADALRDLPLEQLESGRYQPRREFDPAALQELARSIRSQGVVQPIVVRPLPGGERYEIVAGERRWRAAQLAELEQIPAIVRDIPDEMAVAVALIENIQREDLNPLEEASALKRLTEEFGMTHQAIADAVGRSRVGVSNLLRLLDLAPAVKTHIANGELEMGHARALLALKSAAQAEAAARVVARGLTVRQTEALVRQMLEGGGGVAEEPAVDPNIQRLQADLGDRLGANVRIEHGQRGKGRLVIRYNSLDELDGILEHIH
- a CDS encoding ATP synthase subunit I; translation: MIWLQAAIGLIAAGIWTLTNGVQAGLAAMAGAGISVFMTFYVAMRWSLRSAAESEPRAILGAFYRAQMMKLLLGTVLIFAAVYAFREEAGALVITLALTLAAYGLVLLGDID
- the atpB gene encoding F0F1 ATP synthase subunit A, producing MASGSATEYVTHHLEHLAVGDGFWTFHIDTLVVSWVLGLIFFGVFYSVARKASTDAPSGIQTFIETCVEFIDNQVSESFHGPKGFVAPLALTIFVWVLLWNLMDLIPVDLFPEIMKLFGVEYVRILPSADMNATFGLSFSVMILIIIYSIKGKGAKGFGKELFCHPFGAHPLLWPANFLLNIVELIAKPISLGMRLFGNLYAAEIIFILIALLPIWAQWMPGVAWAVFHILVIPLQAFIFMVLTIVYLSLAYEEH
- the atpE gene encoding F0F1 ATP synthase subunit C, which encodes MEAIAQVQAFTAITIGLIFAFAAVGTSIGFGMLGGKFLEGIARQPEVAGVLQVRMFIVAGLLDALSIIGVAFAALLMFANPLLGALG
- a CDS encoding F0F1 ATP synthase subunit B is translated as MGINATLFGQMITFLVFILLTMKFVWPPIKQAMSEREKRIADGLASAERSQHELELAKERAAEHIREAKAQAADIIEKANRQGANIVDEARQEARVVADREKAAAEARIEQEVSQARTELRRNVSELAILGASRILEREVDAKAHQQMLDELADQV
- a CDS encoding F0F1 ATP synthase subunit delta, with translation MAQETTVARPYAEAAFDLAREADALAAWADGLAIAATVVADERVDAVLGNPRVDDERKAGLILEVCGDALDLQQRNFLRLLVNRDRITLLPEIRQQFDLLRADHEKTLRAELITAQPVDDAVRDRLARALSERLERDVSLEIRLDESLIGGAVVRAGDLVIDGSVRGRLARLTGALSR
- the atpA gene encoding F0F1 ATP synthase subunit alpha, translating into MQLNPTEISDLIKQRIENFEAVAEARNEGTVVSVTDGIVRIHGLSDVMQGEMLEFPGDTFGMALNLERDSVGAVVLGDYSHLSEGDAVRTTGRILEVPIGEGLLGRVVNALGEPIDGKGAVPSDSTAPVEKVAPGVIARQSVDQPVQTGLKAIDSMVPVGRGQRELIIGDRQTGKTAVAIDAIINQKGTGIKCIYVAVGQKASSIANVVRKLEEYGALEHTIVVAASAAESAALQFIAPYAGCTMGEFFRDRGEDALIIYDDLSKQAVAYRQVSLLLRRPPGREAFPGDVFYLHSRLLERAARINEAEVERLTNGEVKGKTGSLTALPIIETQAGDVSAFVPTNVISITDGQIYLETDLFNAGVRPAINAGLSVSRVGGSAQTKIIKKLGGGIRLALAQYRELAAFAQFASDLDESTRKQLERGQRAMEVLKQGQYAPLSVAFMAISLYALNEGYLDELELKKVGDFEAALHQYMANNYADLVKQINDTGDYSDDIQSQLKKAMDDFVATGTW
- the atpG gene encoding F0F1 ATP synthase subunit gamma — its product is MSGAKEIRTQIKSVSNTQKITTAMEMVAASKMRGAQQRMHAALPYAEKMRQVIGHLAEANPEYRHPFLVRHDEVKRIGYIIVSSDRGLCGGLNNNLFRAIIKELRDHENAGQEARLCTVGSKAIQFFGRLSAPIIAEVSQLGDTPHLQDLIGTLKVMMDQYADGELDRVVICYNRFVNTMTQTPTIEQILPLPPTESETVRDRAHSWDYVYEPSAAQALDLLLERYIESLVYQSVVENIACEQAARMVAMKAASDNAGKLIDDLNLAYNKARQAAITTELSEIVAGAEAV
- the atpD gene encoding F0F1 ATP synthase subunit beta, translating into MSSGKVVQIIGAVVDIEFPRDSVPKVYDALEVKTRDLVLEVQQQIGDGVVRAIAMGSTDGLQRGVDVTNTGAPISVPVGEKTLGRIMNVLGEPVDDEGEVGAEQRWPIHRKAPSYEEQAGSTELLETGIKVIDLLCPFAKGGKVGLFGGAGVGKTVNMMELIRNIAIEHSGYSVFAGVGERTREGNDFYHEMKESDVLDKVALVYGQMNEPPGNRLRVALTGLTMAEFFRDEGRDVLMFIDNIYRYTLAGVEVSALLGRMPSAVGYQPTLAEEMGVLQERITSTSKGSITSIQAVYVPADDLTDPSPATTFAHLDATVVLARSIAELGIYPAVDPLDSTSRQLDPQVVGQEHYDTAQDVQQVLQRYKELQDIIAILGMDELSEEDKLTVTRARKIQRFLSQPFFVAEVFTGSPGKYVSLKETIRGFRAIVDGEHDDLPEQAFYMVGSIDEAVEKARNL
- a CDS encoding F0F1 ATP synthase subunit epsilon, with the protein product MALTMHIDIVSAEESIHSGTASFILARATEGEVGIYARHVPMLVQLQPGEVTVRDEFGTEEHYYVSGGTMEVQPHVVTVLADAATRAHDIDEAAAEQARRRAEEALANRTGEIDYARAQAELVEAAAQLRTIQKLRKTANRG